One Sphingomonas endolithica genomic window, CGATCCCGTCATCCTGTCGATCGGCCGGCTTCAACCGCAAAAGAATTTCGAAGGGCTGATCGACGCCGTGGCGATCGCGCGACTGCAGCGGCCGGTGCACCTGGTGGTGCTCGGCACCGGCAGCGACGAGTATCGCACCGCGCTGATCGCCCATGCGGCGACGCGGGGTATCGCCGATCATGTCTTGTTCGCCGGCGTCACCGACAACGTCTATCCCTGGTTGCGCGCCGCCGCCGTCTTCGCACTGGCATCGCATTGGGAGGGATCGTCGATCGCCTTGCTCGAGGCGCTGGCGGCCGGAACGCCGATCGTGGCGAGCCGGACGGCCGGCGACGCGCCCGAAGTCTTGGACGAAGGGCGCTACGGGCTGCTTGCCGATGCCGGCAACGCAGCGGCATTCGCGGCCGCGCTGCTGCGCCAGATCGACGATCCGGTCCGCCCCGGTGACCGCGTGCGGGATTATGACGCCGCAGCGATGATGCGCGCCTATCATGCAGCGCTCATAGCGGCGATGGCTCGGGCCGGCGCTGGGGGTCGTCCGGCGAGGGCCGGAACACCCCCCAGCCGGTAAGCAATATCGCCGCCAGACTGCCGCCGAATGTCGCCCAGGCTCCGCCGACGATGCCGAAGGCGGGCAGCAGCAGGAGCAGCAACGCCCCCTGCACCAGTGTGGCGACCAACCGCAGGCGGAATGCCGACCCGGTATGGCCGCGTGCCGTCATCGCCGGCTCGAACGCGAAGCCGAACAGATCCAGCCCCGCCGCCGCGACCAGGATCACGATCGGCAGATAGGCGCCGGAGAATTGCTCGGTCGCGATCAGGTTCAGCAGCGGCTCTCCGAAGATTGCCGCCACACCGACCATGGCGATCGCCGCCAGCCCGGCGACCGCGGTCAGCTGGATCAGCAATGCACGGTCCGATCCCTTGGTGATGGCCAGCACCAATTCGGCATAAGCTGCCCGCGAGAAGGTTTGCGTCGCCTTGACCAACGCCTGGGCGAGTTGCGACGCGACCCGGAACATGCCGGCCGCCGCCGGGCCGGCAAAGGCACCGATGACGATCAACGTGACCTGCTTGGTGGTCATCGTCAGTGTCGAGGACAGGTTGGTGAGCAAGAGAAAGCGCCAGAGCGACGGCTCCTCGCGCGCGACCTGTCGCAGGTCTGCGGGGGACAGCGCCGGCCGCCGTTCGCGCAGCGCCGCCCGCCAGTAGAATACGGCCGCCGCCAACTCGGCCAATGCCCAGGCGTAGAGGAAGCCGCCGAC contains:
- a CDS encoding lipopolysaccharide biosynthesis protein; this encodes MNAGLRRIGINAGWLLAARGFQAALSVAYLAIATRTLGLADFGRFALVVAIGQGISAIVGFQTWQFVVRFGTPALIAGDDAALGRIIGLSAVLDFAAAAIGSLVALGTIVLLGPLLSIPRELYGASFGFCFAMLIAVRSTPTGVLRLEQRFREAAVVDSVLPSVRAAGAVLAALLLPTVGGFLYAWALAELAAAVFYWRAALRERRPALSPADLRQVAREEPSLWRFLLLTNLSSTLTMTTKQVTLIVIGAFAGPAAAGMFRVASQLAQALVKATQTFSRAAYAELVLAITKGSDRALLIQLTAVAGLAAIAMVGVAAIFGEPLLNLIATEQFSGAYLPIVILVAAAGLDLFGFAFEPAMTARGHTGSAFRLRLVATLVQGALLLLLLPAFGIVGGAWATFGGSLAAILLTGWGVFRPSPDDPQRRPEPSPL
- a CDS encoding glycosyltransferase: MKTVIYVQDMRASGVVRTMIAMARSFAASDEVVLLAGYAAGILGADDVAPARFAAARTQASGPLPRLTVVRDLRRTLRELRPDVILSGGNFGHFSLWAATRGLALPVVYVFSNAMERAGQPLRNRWRRFWSGLLVGGSGGAILVGANLARSAVFSRHVASGKAVLISNGIDLGSIPVAEATVPGAMAGPDPVILSIGRLQPQKNFEGLIDAVAIARLQRPVHLVVLGTGSDEYRTALIAHAATRGIADHVLFAGVTDNVYPWLRAAAVFALASHWEGSSIALLEALAAGTPIVASRTAGDAPEVLDEGRYGLLADAGNAAAFAAALLRQIDDPVRPGDRVRDYDAAAMMRAYHAALIAAMARAGAGGRPARAGTPPSR